The Thermus filiformis genome contains a region encoding:
- a CDS encoding ATP-binding protein has protein sequence MPEAPTPWLGYLEALRPHLSGRDHRGRKGSLRWLEARVAEKGGRSGTVRNILYKDLGSPEEKERLYGVIAELYREAGLEPPPPPPELYLESVRRLLGRDKRRIFRRFLRELQTGRPQMVVVGGPATGKSVLLSALARAVPGHVLNLSGELAQSLLPLAEALGVGEEAEALLAQLSPTQPYALQGGVQKELLLLLASALNRQGRPLLLRAEAEGSLMGLPLRGEDGERKGVSAWLEPFLKRLRIPYLAALSEPPPTLPYQPLSPPTREEARRFVKERLPHLDPERVEALVNQAGRNFAELSRLVLLEAAKHDPSVPLQEDPALRPLLLALAAFSPEADPAVPIPLLEKALGRPLERLSHAERALLESAGEGLVRPALRSLLPKEAPKELHRLALDFFPKENLFRRLYHARHAGEHQALLELLLEDPSRIALLPGLWEEGRTWPPQEREALAAVVARYRAVLGQYTHPEAREALEVLSQSQDPRLRAWARIKYAEAQADAGAYPEAAHLLPPPEDLGLLDETARAEGLLVLAAVERWRGEYEKAAAWVAQAEGLRVEPFLKDRVLLWRGLVAKDMGRYREALEALAQVGHDPLLLGRARYQMGDLLMRLGEARAREEMEAGLKVLEEAGAPRDELARIRARYGTLLRRLGAYEEAEAALRKALEEAQDPFTRARVKSEASVLEAARGRPLEALRLAAEAEAFFRSTRERPKEARYRHLRTLFRMAAAYLLLEAGHPYRPPYLGGLEAKEARRLLRALLDRIPEEGTDRYTALRLDALSLLALLEAPEEAAQLLRPFLALENPYLRAQARLSYAEALARAGRFGEALAQLVALALPDDPGLRVWAKALEALALLGLGEKEAAWSKALEVRQGAYPTPFKEQFGRGLARFCPDLKARLPETPLAPPEALAFYLMNPD, from the coding sequence ATGCCAGAGGCGCCTACACCTTGGCTCGGCTATCTGGAGGCCCTGCGCCCCCACCTCTCGGGCCGGGACCACCGGGGCAGGAAGGGGTCCTTGCGCTGGCTCGAGGCCCGGGTGGCGGAGAAGGGGGGGCGGTCGGGCACGGTGCGGAACATCCTCTACAAGGACCTGGGGAGCCCGGAGGAGAAGGAGCGGCTCTACGGGGTCATCGCCGAGCTCTACCGCGAGGCGGGCCTGGAGCCGCCCCCGCCCCCGCCCGAGCTCTACCTGGAGAGCGTCCGCAGGCTCCTGGGCCGGGACAAGCGGCGCATCTTCCGCCGCTTCCTGCGGGAGCTCCAGACGGGCCGGCCCCAGATGGTGGTGGTGGGGGGGCCGGCCACGGGGAAGAGCGTCCTCCTCTCGGCCCTGGCCCGGGCGGTGCCGGGGCACGTCCTGAACCTCTCCGGGGAGCTGGCCCAAAGCCTCCTCCCCTTGGCCGAGGCCCTGGGCGTGGGGGAGGAGGCGGAGGCCCTTTTGGCCCAGCTTTCCCCCACCCAGCCCTACGCCCTCCAAGGGGGGGTGCAGAAGGAGCTCCTCCTCCTCCTGGCCTCGGCCCTGAACCGGCAGGGCCGGCCCCTCCTCCTGCGGGCGGAGGCGGAGGGCAGCCTGATGGGCCTCCCCCTCAGGGGGGAGGACGGGGAGAGGAAGGGGGTCTCCGCCTGGCTCGAGCCCTTCCTGAAACGCCTCCGGATCCCCTACCTGGCCGCCCTCTCCGAGCCGCCCCCCACCCTCCCCTACCAGCCCCTCTCCCCGCCCACCCGGGAGGAGGCCCGCCGCTTCGTGAAGGAGCGCCTCCCCCACCTGGACCCCGAGCGGGTGGAGGCCCTGGTCAACCAGGCGGGGCGGAACTTCGCCGAGCTCTCCCGCCTGGTCCTCCTCGAGGCGGCCAAGCACGACCCCTCCGTCCCCCTGCAGGAGGACCCCGCCCTCCGCCCCCTCCTCCTGGCCCTGGCCGCCTTCTCCCCCGAGGCCGACCCCGCCGTTCCCATCCCCCTTCTGGAGAAGGCCCTGGGCCGGCCCCTGGAGCGGCTCTCCCACGCGGAGAGGGCCCTTTTGGAGTCCGCAGGGGAGGGCCTGGTCCGCCCCGCCCTGCGCAGCCTCCTTCCCAAGGAGGCCCCTAAGGAGCTCCACCGCCTGGCCCTGGACTTCTTCCCGAAGGAGAACCTCTTCCGAAGGCTCTACCATGCCCGGCACGCGGGGGAGCACCAGGCCCTTCTGGAACTCCTCCTGGAGGACCCCTCCCGGATCGCCCTCCTCCCGGGCCTGTGGGAGGAGGGGCGCACCTGGCCGCCCCAGGAGCGGGAGGCCCTGGCGGCGGTGGTGGCCCGGTACCGGGCGGTCCTGGGCCAGTACACCCACCCCGAGGCCCGGGAGGCCCTGGAGGTCCTCTCCCAGTCGCAAGACCCCCGGTTGCGCGCCTGGGCCCGGATCAAGTACGCCGAGGCCCAGGCGGACGCGGGGGCCTACCCGGAGGCCGCCCACCTCCTCCCGCCCCCGGAGGACCTGGGGCTTTTGGATGAGACCGCCCGGGCGGAGGGACTTCTGGTCCTGGCGGCGGTGGAGCGCTGGCGGGGGGAGTACGAGAAGGCGGCCGCCTGGGTGGCCCAGGCGGAGGGCCTCCGGGTGGAGCCCTTCCTCAAGGACCGGGTCCTGCTCTGGCGGGGCCTGGTGGCCAAGGACATGGGCCGGTACCGGGAGGCCCTGGAGGCCCTGGCCCAGGTGGGGCACGACCCCCTCCTCCTGGGACGGGCCCGCTACCAGATGGGGGACCTCTTGATGCGCCTGGGGGAGGCCCGGGCCCGGGAGGAGATGGAGGCCGGCCTTAAGGTGCTGGAGGAGGCGGGGGCCCCCCGGGACGAGCTGGCCCGCATCCGCGCCCGCTACGGCACCCTCCTGAGGCGGCTCGGGGCCTACGAGGAGGCGGAGGCCGCCCTTAGGAAGGCCCTGGAGGAGGCCCAGGACCCCTTCACCCGGGCCCGGGTGAAGAGCGAGGCCAGCGTGCTCGAGGCGGCCCGGGGAAGGCCCCTGGAGGCCCTGAGGCTGGCCGCGGAGGCGGAGGCCTTCTTCCGCTCCACCCGGGAGCGGCCCAAGGAGGCCCGGTACCGCCACCTGCGCACCCTCTTCCGCATGGCCGCCGCCTACCTCCTCCTGGAGGCCGGCCACCCCTACCGCCCCCCCTACCTGGGGGGTCTGGAAGCGAAGGAGGCCCGCCGCCTCCTAAGGGCCCTCCTGGACCGGATCCCCGAGGAGGGGACCGACCGGTACACCGCCCTCCGGCTGGACGCCCTCTCCCTCCTCGCCCTCCTCGAGGCCCCCGAGGAGGCCGCCCAGCTCCTTAGGCCTTTTTTGGCCCTGGAGAACCCCTACCTCCGGGCCCAGGCCCGGCTGAGCTACGCGGAGGCCCTGGCCCGGGCGGGCCGCTTCGGGGAGGCCCTGGCCCAGCTGGTGGCCCTGGCCCTCCCGGACGACCCCGGCCTCCGGGTCTGGGCCAAGGCCCTGGAGGCCCTGGCCCTCCTGGGCCTGGGGGAGAAGGAGGCCGCCTGGAGCAAGGCCCTGGAGGTGCGGCAAGGGGCCTACCCCACCCCCTTCAAGGAGCAGTTCGGCCGCGGCCTGGCCCGGTTCTGCCCCGACCTCAAGGCCCGCCTCCCCGAGACCCCCCTGGCCCCCCCGGAGGCCCTGGCCTTCTACCTGATGAATCCCGACTAA
- the aceA gene encoding isocitrate lyase, with the protein MLLTPEMQKEAEALRKEWETNPRWKGVRRDYTAEDVVRLRPSIQVEYTLAKRGAERLWELLHTRPYVNTFGAYTGNMAVQMVRAGLEAIYLSGWQVAADANLAWETYPDQSLYPSNSVPQIVRRINKALMRADQIERSEGKVSRDWYVPIVADAEAGFGGALNVFELTKQMIEAGAAGIHYEDQLSSEKKCGHLGGKVLVPTSQHIRTLQAARLAADVMGVPTVIIARTDAEAATLITSDVDERDKPFILNERTPEGFYRFKNGLEAGIARALAYAPYADLLWLETSTPDLEEARKFAEAVKREFPDKMLAYNCSPSFNWKKFLDDETIAKFQRELGAMGYKFQFITLAGWHNLNYRTWELAKKYKEQGMPAFVELQQLEFAAQKEGFTAVKHQREVGAGYFDEVVLAITGGQASTVALKGSTEEAQFH; encoded by the coding sequence ATGCTGCTGACCCCCGAGATGCAGAAGGAGGCCGAGGCGCTCAGGAAGGAGTGGGAGACCAACCCCCGCTGGAAGGGGGTGCGCCGGGACTACACCGCGGAGGACGTGGTCCGGCTCAGGCCCAGCATCCAGGTGGAGTACACCCTGGCCAAGCGAGGGGCCGAGAGGCTCTGGGAGCTCCTCCACACCCGGCCCTACGTGAACACCTTCGGGGCCTACACCGGCAACATGGCGGTGCAGATGGTCCGGGCGGGCCTCGAGGCCATCTACCTCTCCGGCTGGCAGGTGGCCGCGGACGCCAACCTGGCCTGGGAGACCTACCCCGACCAGTCCCTCTACCCTTCCAACTCCGTGCCCCAGATCGTCCGGCGCATCAACAAGGCCCTGATGCGGGCCGACCAGATCGAGCGCTCCGAGGGGAAGGTGAGCCGGGACTGGTACGTGCCCATCGTGGCGGACGCGGAGGCGGGCTTCGGCGGCGCCCTCAACGTCTTTGAGCTGACCAAGCAGATGATCGAGGCGGGGGCGGCGGGCATCCACTACGAGGACCAGCTCTCCAGCGAGAAGAAGTGCGGCCACCTGGGGGGGAAGGTCCTGGTCCCCACGAGCCAGCACATCCGCACCCTGCAGGCGGCCCGGCTGGCCGCGGACGTGATGGGGGTGCCCACGGTGATCATCGCCCGCACGGACGCGGAGGCGGCCACCCTGATCACCAGCGACGTGGACGAGCGGGACAAGCCCTTCATCCTGAACGAGCGCACCCCCGAGGGGTTCTACCGCTTCAAGAACGGCCTCGAGGCGGGCATCGCCCGGGCCCTGGCCTACGCCCCCTACGCCGACCTCCTCTGGCTCGAGACCTCCACCCCGGACCTGGAGGAGGCCCGCAAGTTCGCCGAGGCGGTGAAGCGGGAGTTCCCCGACAAGATGCTGGCCTACAACTGCTCCCCCAGCTTCAACTGGAAGAAGTTCCTGGACGACGAGACCATCGCCAAGTTCCAGCGGGAGCTGGGGGCCATGGGGTACAAGTTCCAGTTCATCACCCTGGCGGGCTGGCACAACCTGAACTACCGCACCTGGGAGCTGGCCAAGAAGTACAAGGAGCAGGGCATGCCCGCCTTCGTGGAGCTGCAACAGCTGGAGTTCGCCGCCCAGAAGGAGGGCTTCACCGCCGTGAAGCACCAGCGGGAGGTGGGGGCCGGGTACTTTGACGAGGTGGTCCTGGCCATCACGGGCGGCCAGGCCTCCACCGTGGCCCTGAAGGGCTCCACCGAGGAGGCCCAGTTCCACTGA
- a CDS encoding FAD-dependent oxidoreductase, whose translation MRRLVVVGGVAGGASAAAKAKRTDPGLEVVVYEKSGYVSYGACGLPYFLSGEIPRLEALVARTPEEFRKQGVEVHTRHEVVDVNYEDRVLTVFDHENRRTFQDRFDLLVLATGARPLVPSLPGTEQEGIYTLRSMEDGARIKEALEGARRTAILGAGYIGLEVAEAFRKLGKEVTLLEAKDRPLPQADPEVSALVKQELEAHGVEVWTGVRATALRGAGRVEGVETDAGFVPADLVLLAVGIRPNTALAQAMGVALGPTGAIATDERMRTNLEGVFAAGDVAESRHLVLERPYWLPLGDVANKHGRTAGSVIGKEEARFRGVVGTAIFKAFGLAVATTGLSLEAALKEGFRAKAVQIQSRDGAHYYPGTHPLHVRLVYEEGTGRLLGGAVVGHMNAALRIKVLAALLHQKGTVEDLLALDLAYAPPFSPVWDPLLVAAQQVK comes from the coding sequence ATGAGGCGGCTCGTGGTGGTGGGCGGGGTGGCCGGGGGGGCCTCGGCGGCGGCCAAGGCCAAACGCACCGACCCCGGCCTCGAGGTGGTGGTCTACGAGAAGTCCGGCTACGTCTCCTACGGGGCCTGCGGCCTCCCCTACTTCCTCTCCGGGGAGATCCCCCGGCTGGAGGCCCTGGTGGCCCGCACCCCGGAGGAGTTCCGGAAGCAGGGGGTGGAGGTCCACACCCGGCACGAGGTGGTGGACGTGAACTACGAGGACCGGGTCCTGACCGTGTTTGACCATGAAAATAGGCGGACCTTCCAGGACCGGTTTGACCTCCTGGTCCTGGCCACGGGGGCCCGGCCCCTCGTCCCCAGCCTGCCGGGGACGGAGCAGGAGGGGATCTACACCCTGAGGAGCATGGAGGACGGGGCCCGGATCAAGGAGGCCCTGGAGGGGGCCAGGCGGACGGCCATCCTGGGGGCGGGGTACATCGGCCTCGAGGTGGCGGAGGCCTTCCGGAAGCTGGGCAAGGAGGTAACCCTCCTGGAGGCCAAGGACCGCCCCCTGCCCCAGGCCGACCCCGAGGTCAGCGCCCTGGTCAAGCAGGAGCTCGAGGCCCACGGGGTGGAGGTCTGGACCGGGGTCCGGGCCACCGCCCTGCGGGGGGCGGGCCGGGTGGAGGGGGTGGAGACGGACGCGGGCTTCGTCCCCGCCGACCTGGTCCTTTTGGCGGTGGGCATCCGCCCCAACACCGCCCTGGCCCAGGCCATGGGGGTGGCCCTGGGCCCCACGGGGGCCATCGCCACCGACGAAAGGATGCGGACCAACCTGGAGGGGGTCTTCGCCGCGGGGGACGTGGCGGAAAGCCGCCATCTGGTCCTGGAGCGGCCCTACTGGCTCCCCCTGGGGGACGTGGCCAACAAGCACGGCCGCACCGCCGGGAGCGTGATCGGAAAGGAGGAGGCCCGGTTCAGGGGGGTGGTGGGGACGGCCATCTTCAAGGCCTTTGGCCTGGCGGTGGCCACCACCGGCCTCTCCCTGGAGGCCGCCCTGAAGGAGGGGTTCCGGGCCAAGGCGGTCCAGATCCAGAGCCGGGACGGGGCCCACTACTACCCGGGCACCCACCCCCTCCACGTCCGCCTGGTCTACGAGGAGGGGACCGGCCGCCTCCTGGGGGGGGCGGTGGTGGGGCACATGAACGCCGCTTTGCGGATCAAGGTCCTGGCCGCCCTCCTCCACCAGAAGGGAACGGTGGAGGACCTCCTGGCCCTGGACCTGGCCTACGCCCCCCCCTTCAGCCCCGTCTGGGACCCCCTCCTGGTGGCGGCCCAGCAGGTGAAGTAG